The Roseiconus lacunae genome window below encodes:
- a CDS encoding carbohydrate-binding family 9-like protein produces the protein MINLRDLPARLSFPSPTLLVFALAFFAVLMSNYRTLLAAESDRPSMTVNRCDDFEITGLGDNDAWRAADWVSLRRRDGGTADYTARIKMLYSASGVYVLFDGTDKKLTATMKEDFLDLWNEDVYEFFFWPDEDHTVYFEYEISPLGYELPILVPKLDGQFLGWRPWHYEGDRKIKKKVTVRDGKSESMATVSGWSAEVFLPYALLKPLQNVPPKSGTTWRANFYRVDYDAKPSTSWDWARVGKSFHDIDNFGTLRFE, from the coding sequence ATGATCAATCTCCGTGACCTACCGGCGCGATTGAGTTTTCCCTCGCCCACTTTGCTTGTTTTTGCTCTCGCGTTCTTCGCTGTTCTGATGAGCAATTACCGGACGCTTTTGGCTGCCGAGTCGGATCGTCCGAGCATGACGGTCAATCGCTGCGACGATTTCGAAATCACCGGCCTCGGTGACAACGACGCCTGGAGAGCTGCGGACTGGGTATCGCTTCGCCGCCGCGACGGTGGCACCGCTGATTACACCGCGCGAATCAAGATGCTGTACTCGGCATCTGGTGTGTACGTGCTTTTCGATGGTACCGACAAGAAACTAACCGCGACGATGAAGGAGGACTTCCTAGATCTGTGGAATGAAGATGTCTATGAGTTCTTCTTTTGGCCTGACGAGGATCATACCGTTTACTTTGAATACGAGATTTCACCGCTGGGCTACGAACTTCCCATCCTCGTCCCCAAACTTGACGGACAGTTCCTGGGCTGGCGTCCCTGGCATTATGAGGGTGATCGCAAGATTAAAAAGAAAGTCACCGTACGTGACGGCAAGTCTGAATCGATGGCAACGGTGAGCGGCTGGAGCGCCGAGGTCTTCCTCCCGTACGCGTTGCTTAAACCACTACAAAATGTTCCGCCAAAATCGGGGACAACTTGGCGAGCCAATTTTTACCGCGTCGACTATGACGCAAAACCTTCAACGTCATGGGACTGGGCACGTGTCGGTAAGAGCTTCCATGACATCGACAACTTCGGCACACTTCGATTCGAGTAG
- a CDS encoding class I SAM-dependent methyltransferase: MAAAGDPLCRPATEEELADPLSVVDRAGWLGGNIKGKHVLCLAAGGGRQSSLYAAAGGLVTVVDLSGAMLELDRQVAAQRGFSLRILQTSMEDLSGLADASFDVIIHPVSTCYVPDVAPVFREVARVAKAGAIYISQHKQPTSLQAAYERNAEGYSVRHTYYRDRPVPPPDRPTSSSRRLRESGAVEYLHRWEQLVGGICRAGFVIEDLVEPKHAKPDASLNSFADRASFIAPYVRIKARRSGNLGQATPKLLLL, encoded by the coding sequence ATGGCGGCGGCCGGTGATCCATTGTGCCGGCCGGCAACGGAAGAGGAGCTCGCCGACCCGCTGTCCGTCGTCGACCGAGCGGGCTGGTTAGGTGGAAACATCAAGGGCAAGCATGTTTTATGCCTAGCCGCCGGCGGGGGTCGACAGAGTTCATTGTATGCCGCCGCCGGTGGGTTGGTTACCGTCGTTGATCTGAGCGGTGCGATGCTGGAGCTTGATCGGCAAGTCGCCGCCCAACGTGGCTTTTCGCTTCGGATCCTTCAAACATCGATGGAGGATCTCTCTGGGCTTGCCGATGCGTCGTTTGATGTGATCATCCATCCGGTCAGCACGTGCTACGTTCCCGATGTCGCCCCGGTCTTCCGCGAAGTCGCGAGGGTCGCCAAGGCCGGGGCCATATACATCAGCCAGCACAAGCAACCGACCAGTCTACAGGCCGCGTACGAACGGAATGCCGAGGGGTATTCCGTTCGCCACACGTACTATCGTGATCGCCCGGTCCCGCCGCCCGATCGACCGACATCCAGTTCGCGGCGTTTGCGTGAATCGGGCGCCGTGGAGTACTTGCATCGCTGGGAGCAACTTGTAGGCGGAATCTGTCGCGCGGGATTTGTGATCGAAGACTTGGTTGAACCCAAGCATGCCAAACCGGATGCGTCGCTGAATAGCTTCGCCGATCGTGCGAGCTTCATTGCACCCTATGTTCGTATCAAGGCCCGGCGCAGCGGGAACCTTGGTCAAGCGACACCAAAGCTGCTTTTGCTTTAG
- a CDS encoding extracellular solute-binding protein, whose amino-acid sequence MSSIAHGSQRPNDARIPVPRRTALGILSSLALFGCDRSESVPEERSSTPAPSNVPLRIVFDGGTDDAERIRRAYGAAAEQPIEVSSVDSAKSDQISAIVQQVQLSDVAVVSQALLGRLINDEAIVDINDDVFDEIDSRYGRSFSAIENSSGRFDGLRWGVAVGAKPLAVLSLDPDLELKTWADHAQWAADLNGKTAEPLAEGWAAHSFFNRCALQFDRGWLFDRLTLKPSIDQPRYIDALQGLVDTAKVYASTEMTPGGIYNQIRNGVLQGGIGFVAPPTESLSDGDAAKEVFDISATACPNETETERVWLGPQTRLACVSTGCRQTEASRRFIGWLSGGAPQSGALRQTVAIGVTREPIESQQATGGGNGYDRWVVDQLKTSRVVPGPWIPGGMRYYDVLDQEVRSCLASERTPAQALKNVADAWSQITEKLGRDKQLVAWKKLDV is encoded by the coding sequence ATGTCAAGCATTGCTCACGGAAGTCAACGCCCCAATGACGCCCGCATTCCGGTCCCGCGGCGTACCGCTTTGGGGATTCTTTCTTCGCTTGCCCTATTCGGATGTGATCGTTCCGAGTCGGTCCCTGAAGAAAGATCATCCACTCCCGCCCCGAGCAACGTTCCGCTGCGAATTGTTTTCGACGGCGGCACCGACGACGCAGAACGGATCCGACGTGCGTATGGAGCCGCAGCCGAGCAGCCGATCGAAGTCTCAAGTGTTGACAGCGCAAAGTCCGATCAAATCTCAGCGATCGTTCAGCAAGTTCAACTCAGTGACGTCGCAGTTGTCTCGCAAGCGTTGCTGGGAAGGTTGATCAATGACGAAGCAATCGTCGATATCAACGACGATGTCTTCGATGAGATCGATTCGCGGTACGGTCGTTCGTTCTCCGCGATCGAAAACTCTTCCGGACGTTTCGATGGTCTTCGTTGGGGGGTCGCGGTCGGCGCCAAACCATTGGCCGTGCTTTCGCTCGACCCAGACTTGGAATTGAAAACCTGGGCTGACCATGCCCAGTGGGCCGCGGACCTAAACGGAAAAACCGCTGAACCGTTGGCCGAGGGTTGGGCTGCCCATTCGTTTTTTAATCGCTGTGCGTTGCAATTTGACCGGGGCTGGCTATTCGATCGCCTGACGCTGAAACCAAGCATCGATCAGCCTCGGTACATCGATGCGCTGCAAGGTTTGGTTGACACCGCAAAGGTCTATGCGTCGACCGAAATGACGCCAGGCGGAATCTACAATCAAATCCGTAATGGAGTACTGCAAGGCGGCATCGGTTTCGTCGCACCGCCGACCGAATCCCTGTCCGATGGCGATGCGGCGAAGGAAGTGTTCGACATCAGTGCTACGGCGTGCCCCAATGAGACCGAAACAGAACGGGTTTGGCTTGGGCCACAAACGCGACTTGCTTGTGTGAGTACCGGTTGCCGGCAGACCGAAGCGTCGCGTCGATTTATCGGTTGGCTTTCCGGTGGCGCGCCGCAATCGGGGGCGTTACGGCAAACGGTTGCAATCGGTGTCACTCGCGAGCCGATCGAGTCGCAACAGGCAACCGGCGGTGGGAACGGCTATGACCGTTGGGTTGTCGACCAACTAAAGACATCACGTGTCGTACCAGGACCTTGGATTCCGGGCGGGATGCGATACTACGACGTCTTGGATCAAGAGGTACGAAGCTGTTTGGCAAGTGAACGAACGCCGGCGCAGGCTCTCAAGAACGTCGCCGACGCCTGGAGCCAAATTACCGAAAAGCTCGGCCGCGACAAACAACTCGTCGCGTGGAAAAAATTAGACGTTTAG
- the xylB gene encoding xylulokinase, whose protein sequence is MSHYLGIDVGTSGTKTLLIDENGALLAEADATYPMEQPKPGWTQQDPDDWWAATIKTVHTVMKKAKLKPQDVKAIGLSGQMHGSVFLDAKNNVIRPALLWNDQRTAAECDEITAAAGGRKRLIKMVANPALTGFQAPKILWLRNNEPKNYDRLAKVLLPKDEIRRRMTGEFFSEVSDASGTLLLDVVKRKWSKNLLSKLQLDDSLLPEVVESEQVTGTLTQAAATALGLTTDCKVVGGAGDCAAGAVGNGVVKKGILSTSIGTSGVMFVHSDEPQYDASGRLHTFCHAVNGAWHMMGVNLTSGGSLQWWVESVLQGLAGIGDGDAYAAATAEAQQIDAGSGGLLFLPYLNGERTPHADPQARGSFVGLNLTHTRGAMTRSVMEGITFALRDSLEIIESLGVPVREIRASGGGSKNPFWRQMQADVFGKKITTLKVEQGPAYGVALLAAVGDGAFKNIQSACKATIEKADATGVNRKDAASYNKLFPVYQKLYRDLADSMHTLAELQ, encoded by the coding sequence ATGAGTCACTACTTAGGAATTGATGTCGGTACCAGCGGAACAAAAACGTTGTTGATCGACGAGAATGGTGCGTTGCTCGCCGAAGCAGACGCGACTTATCCGATGGAGCAACCCAAACCGGGATGGACACAGCAAGACCCCGATGATTGGTGGGCGGCAACGATCAAGACCGTACACACGGTGATGAAGAAGGCAAAGCTAAAACCACAGGACGTCAAGGCAATCGGCCTGAGCGGCCAAATGCATGGCAGCGTGTTCTTGGATGCAAAGAACAACGTCATCCGACCGGCGCTTCTGTGGAACGACCAACGCACGGCCGCCGAGTGCGATGAAATCACGGCCGCCGCCGGCGGGCGCAAGCGACTGATCAAGATGGTCGCCAACCCAGCACTCACCGGCTTTCAAGCTCCAAAGATTCTCTGGCTTCGTAACAACGAACCGAAGAACTATGACCGGCTCGCGAAAGTGCTGCTCCCAAAAGACGAAATCCGTCGGCGAATGACGGGGGAGTTCTTTAGTGAAGTGAGCGATGCCAGCGGCACGCTATTGTTGGACGTTGTGAAACGTAAGTGGTCGAAGAATTTACTGTCGAAGCTGCAACTCGATGATAGCCTATTGCCCGAGGTTGTTGAGAGTGAACAAGTCACCGGGACATTGACTCAAGCGGCCGCGACGGCACTCGGTTTGACGACAGACTGCAAAGTCGTCGGTGGCGCGGGCGATTGTGCCGCCGGTGCGGTCGGCAATGGCGTGGTCAAGAAAGGAATCCTCAGCACGTCGATCGGAACCAGCGGCGTAATGTTCGTTCACAGTGACGAACCACAATACGATGCGAGCGGTCGCCTGCATACGTTCTGCCATGCAGTCAACGGTGCGTGGCACATGATGGGAGTCAACTTGACCAGCGGCGGGTCGCTACAGTGGTGGGTTGAATCGGTCTTGCAAGGCCTGGCGGGAATCGGCGACGGGGATGCCTATGCCGCCGCCACGGCCGAAGCACAGCAGATCGACGCGGGTAGCGGAGGCTTGCTGTTTTTGCCTTACCTGAACGGCGAGCGCACACCGCACGCTGATCCCCAAGCACGCGGCTCCTTCGTCGGCCTGAACCTAACCCACACGCGCGGCGCGATGACCCGAAGCGTGATGGAAGGGATCACGTTTGCACTTCGTGATAGCCTAGAGATCATCGAGTCACTCGGCGTTCCCGTTCGTGAGATCCGAGCGTCGGGTGGAGGCAGCAAGAACCCATTCTGGCGACAGATGCAGGCGGATGTCTTTGGTAAGAAGATCACGACGTTAAAAGTCGAGCAAGGTCCGGCATACGGAGTCGCACTGCTGGCCGCCGTCGGCGATGGTGCGTTTAAAAACATTCAGTCGGCATGCAAGGCGACCATCGAAAAAGCAGACGCGACGGGCGTCAATCGCAAAGATGCGGCGAGCTACAACAAGCTATTCCCGGTCTACCAAAAACTGTACCGTGACCTCGCCGATTCGATGCACACGCTGGCCGAGTTGCAATAA
- a CDS encoding enoyl-CoA hydratase/isomerase family protein, which yields MEQVDIKVNENVATIVIDRPEVHNALNASLVHQLTEAFGDIHQEKRVTAVVLTGKGDHFCSGVDLKDFAKISVKEPIDAMPEWLEAWQQLTELCETLLRFPKPVIAAVDGGAIGAGLAVALSCDLLVMSKRAELIANAAQRGLIGGLTAPLLEFRIGSAIASRMLLTGEPMRAEEAFTRGLCCQVTDADQVWVTANDWAKRCGQAPRESIQATKRMLNESIGETLLTNLAAGAASGATLCSTDSAAEGISAFVEKRAPQWP from the coding sequence ATGGAACAAGTCGACATCAAAGTCAATGAAAATGTGGCGACGATCGTGATCGATCGGCCCGAAGTTCATAACGCGCTCAACGCGTCACTCGTTCATCAGTTGACCGAAGCGTTTGGCGATATCCATCAGGAGAAACGGGTCACGGCAGTTGTCTTGACCGGAAAAGGCGATCACTTCTGCAGCGGCGTCGACTTGAAGGACTTTGCAAAAATCTCTGTCAAAGAACCGATCGATGCAATGCCCGAATGGCTGGAAGCGTGGCAGCAGTTGACCGAGCTTTGCGAGACGCTGTTGCGATTTCCCAAACCCGTGATCGCGGCTGTCGATGGCGGTGCGATCGGGGCAGGGCTGGCCGTCGCACTCTCATGTGACTTGCTGGTGATGTCAAAGCGTGCGGAACTGATCGCTAACGCCGCCCAACGTGGATTGATCGGTGGCCTCACGGCACCGCTACTGGAGTTCCGGATCGGCAGCGCGATCGCATCGCGAATGCTGCTGACCGGAGAACCGATGCGAGCCGAAGAAGCATTCACGCGTGGATTGTGTTGCCAGGTGACCGATGCGGATCAGGTCTGGGTCACGGCCAACGATTGGGCCAAGCGATGCGGGCAGGCACCTCGCGAATCGATCCAAGCAACCAAGCGAATGCTGAACGAATCGATCGGCGAAACTCTACTGACAAACTTGGCCGCCGGTGCGGCCAGCGGCGCTACACTATGCAGCACCGATTCGGCCGCCGAAGGGATTTCGGCATTCGTCGAAAAACGCGCCCCCCAATGGCCCTAA
- a CDS encoding beta-ketoacyl-ACP synthase III produces the protein MGMVPGVRILGSGSFVPDNVVTNDDLAELGCDSEWIVRRTGILERRHATEDQATSDLCYEAATRCLENASVAIEDIDLILVATITPDHFTPSTACHLQRRLGAFAPAMDVGAACAGFMYALTTAAQFVANGNAKRVLVVGADLMSRLIDPNDKKTFPLFGDGAGAVIVGPDDHGDSVSEGSGPAGILSYQLGSEGCGGEMLCIPAGGTRMALTDRAKEEGLQYLQMDGRNVFKWAVRVFAESAKDVLHAAGVDASELGLVVLHQANQRIIDSAVSDLGVTADKVLVNLDRYGNTSGASIPLALDEAFEDGRINRGDYVLLCGFGSGLAWGTALIRY, from the coding sequence ATGGGAATGGTTCCCGGCGTCCGCATTCTGGGGTCAGGATCGTTCGTCCCCGACAACGTTGTGACCAACGATGATCTCGCCGAACTCGGGTGCGACAGCGAGTGGATTGTGCGGCGTACCGGAATTTTGGAACGCCGGCATGCAACCGAAGACCAGGCCACCAGCGACCTGTGCTACGAAGCCGCGACACGATGTTTGGAGAACGCATCGGTAGCGATCGAAGACATTGACCTGATTTTGGTCGCGACGATCACGCCCGATCACTTCACCCCCTCGACCGCTTGTCACCTTCAACGGCGCCTTGGGGCCTTCGCCCCGGCAATGGATGTCGGGGCCGCCTGTGCCGGATTCATGTACGCGCTAACAACAGCGGCTCAGTTTGTCGCCAACGGAAATGCGAAGCGGGTTCTTGTCGTCGGTGCGGATTTGATGAGTCGGCTGATCGATCCGAATGACAAAAAGACGTTTCCGCTGTTCGGTGACGGAGCCGGTGCGGTCATCGTTGGCCCCGATGACCACGGTGACTCGGTGAGCGAAGGCAGCGGACCGGCAGGCATCCTCTCGTACCAACTGGGCAGTGAAGGTTGCGGAGGCGAAATGCTTTGTATTCCCGCCGGCGGTACACGGATGGCATTGACCGACCGGGCAAAGGAAGAAGGGCTGCAGTACCTGCAGATGGACGGCCGCAATGTTTTCAAATGGGCGGTTCGGGTGTTCGCCGAAAGCGCGAAGGACGTGCTCCATGCCGCCGGCGTGGATGCCAGTGAATTAGGGCTCGTCGTTCTGCACCAAGCCAACCAGCGAATCATTGATTCAGCCGTCTCGGACCTCGGTGTGACCGCCGACAAGGTCCTGGTGAACTTGGATCGCTACGGCAATACTTCCGGTGCCAGCATCCCGCTTGCTCTCGACGAGGCCTTCGAGGACGGGCGGATTAATCGCGGTGACTACGTGTTGCTATGCGGCTTCGGAAGCGGCTTGGCCTGGGGAACGGCGCTGATTCGGTATTAG
- a CDS encoding S26 family signal peptidase, with amino-acid sequence MSKRFLSSRIAKMLVGCGGVALLLVSALLGFRLGSDAGVAEHQGTARSDIGRRNRTVDPHQRTTRRQSKFLVRGRSMLPTLSEGQVCDVMLSDQETLPLRRGDLVAVRFADGNHVKRLAGIPGDRIELQQGRLSFNGNRLEDWIANATIAIPPAMVEVPSNPGDWRRSKEGSWIVYHHRDPYRDDQPGLVHDDYPMNVDVKRGLNPVDRLAIEFKSPSRRRVLFSIGGEVLATLVAGGTARSRDGAPNLQPDGKKAIPPELTDVHPIAVELTPGESINELTQNLRVVREIEFRDDVRRRKARYPIRLGADQYFVLGDNVPVSVDSREIGPLPRSAILGRVVSCR; translated from the coding sequence TTGTCCAAGCGGTTTCTTTCCTCACGAATCGCAAAGATGCTGGTCGGTTGCGGCGGTGTGGCGTTGCTGCTTGTTTCAGCATTGCTGGGTTTTCGGCTCGGCAGTGATGCCGGGGTCGCCGAGCATCAGGGCACCGCCAGATCCGACATCGGTCGCAGAAATCGAACCGTCGATCCGCACCAGCGAACGACCAGGCGCCAATCCAAGTTCCTGGTCCGAGGCCGTTCGATGCTCCCCACACTGTCCGAAGGCCAGGTTTGTGACGTCATGCTATCAGATCAGGAGACGCTGCCGCTCAGGCGAGGTGATTTGGTGGCGGTCCGCTTTGCCGACGGTAATCATGTTAAGCGGCTTGCCGGAATTCCCGGTGACCGCATTGAACTGCAACAAGGCAGATTGAGTTTCAACGGCAACCGACTGGAAGACTGGATCGCGAATGCTACGATCGCGATCCCACCAGCCATGGTGGAGGTCCCGAGCAACCCAGGGGATTGGAGGCGATCCAAAGAAGGCAGCTGGATCGTCTATCACCACCGTGATCCCTACCGAGACGATCAACCTGGCCTGGTTCACGATGACTATCCGATGAACGTCGACGTTAAACGCGGGCTCAACCCTGTCGATCGGCTCGCGATCGAATTTAAATCGCCATCTCGGCGGCGGGTACTGTTTTCCATCGGTGGTGAGGTGTTGGCAACCCTTGTGGCCGGCGGAACTGCACGTTCACGCGATGGCGCCCCCAACCTGCAGCCAGATGGAAAGAAAGCGATCCCGCCGGAACTTACCGACGTACACCCGATCGCGGTCGAGTTAACACCGGGAGAGTCCATCAATGAACTCACCCAAAACCTGCGAGTGGTACGCGAGATTGAATTTCGAGACGACGTTCGGAGACGGAAGGCTCGTTATCCGATCAGACTCGGTGCGGACCAGTATTTTGTCTTGGGCGACAACGTCCCCGTCTCTGTCGATAGCCGGGAAATCGGGCCGTTGCCGAGGTCGGCAATCCTTGGACGCGTGGTCTCTTGTCGGTGA
- a CDS encoding tetratricopeptide repeat protein → MRRWPILTNLLRIAYRNRMMGMTTTFRKILLIACFTACVGCRVTAPVHRWVPPVLDSAVDQSVLLSEIVGPPQVVASLEERLLDAVPRDAGRRFDLISIDRLQEQSQAESPTGPIALVAHQESVPSDVSLIPLAKQQGIKYLLRGEVLPQPGPVPIANANERLAVSWCLTPIDEAASQGQLTSSADGNTKSAASPAQQQMGIPLVITLESAIEKYPDLGLVSDKQTALEIAMVRETLPLLSPSIRRDRVRLDQPIWLLGSSHVHRGNRFAATGRWQEAEREWRTALRWNPLSTAAMHNLAIANVAKQDFSAARKYARKSIRFGPTKRHQRTAVWVEKSQRDYHEAFELADPAEGWMVTRSTGQDG, encoded by the coding sequence ATGCGGCGGTGGCCGATCTTGACGAACCTACTGCGAATTGCCTATCGCAATCGCATGATGGGTATGACGACAACATTTCGAAAGATCTTGCTGATCGCGTGTTTCACGGCATGCGTCGGGTGCCGGGTCACGGCTCCGGTCCATCGCTGGGTTCCGCCTGTGCTCGATTCGGCAGTCGACCAAAGTGTACTGCTGTCTGAAATCGTTGGGCCACCACAAGTGGTCGCGTCGCTTGAGGAGCGTTTACTCGATGCGGTCCCACGCGATGCCGGACGCCGTTTCGATTTAATCAGCATCGATCGCTTGCAAGAACAATCCCAGGCCGAATCACCGACTGGGCCAATCGCCCTGGTGGCTCATCAAGAAAGCGTGCCAAGTGATGTGTCCTTGATCCCGTTGGCGAAGCAACAGGGAATCAAATACCTGCTCCGTGGTGAGGTACTTCCGCAGCCCGGGCCGGTCCCGATCGCGAACGCCAACGAACGCCTCGCGGTCTCTTGGTGTTTGACACCGATCGACGAAGCCGCCTCACAGGGCCAGCTCACGAGTTCGGCTGACGGCAACACCAAGTCGGCGGCATCGCCGGCTCAGCAGCAGATGGGCATTCCCCTTGTGATCACACTGGAATCGGCGATCGAAAAGTATCCCGACCTGGGGTTGGTGTCTGACAAGCAGACCGCGCTCGAAATAGCGATGGTGCGTGAGACCTTGCCGTTGCTTTCGCCTTCCATCCGTCGCGATCGTGTACGGCTGGATCAGCCAATCTGGCTCCTCGGAAGCTCGCACGTCCATCGCGGAAATCGCTTCGCCGCGACCGGACGATGGCAGGAAGCCGAGCGAGAATGGCGAACGGCGTTGCGTTGGAACCCGCTATCAACGGCGGCAATGCACAACCTTGCAATTGCGAATGTTGCCAAGCAAGATTTTTCTGCGGCGAGGAAGTACGCACGCAAATCAATTCGATTTGGCCCAACGAAACGGCATCAGCGTACCGCAGTTTGGGTTGAAAAATCTCAACGCGACTATCACGAAGCATTCGAGTTGGCCGACCCCGCCGAAGGCTGGATGGTCACGCGTTCCACCGGTCAAGACGGCTAG
- a CDS encoding response regulator, which translates to MTQSTSSFDAVNEISQGDQSRPAETGAGKKRLICVGELSSLPRDYVEDDVLLLDSSATVLDQLSDQSIEGVWIARDLLPELGELRGLCQSGLMLRDFPEGAALLDQKNRVLWANRRLRRWFDKVESDPVGDTIYEMMGNPEILGSDLCPFHTAFTTGEESSGTFQTESGHYYQVRAAPVGDQSPPTQLVITVGDITEEILQQQKLAAIHRAGRELADLRPSEIFQMGVDERIELLKDNIRHYLQDLLNFDVIEIRLLEQATGYLLPLLSVGIDQEAADRQLYAHPHGNGITGYAASSGTSYLCYDVINDPLFIPGVANSRSSLTVPLILNDQVLGTINVESPQIAAFTESDLQFLEIFARDISYALNTLELLVAQKADTAQQSCNAIHSAVAMPVDEILNDAVNVMEDYIGHSPEMVDRIRRILKNARDIKQTIQQIGQRMTPLEAVPPGISPNEHALLRDKRILVVDEDATVREDAHRLLERYGCIVETARGAVQAVPMVRDAGDENKYDVIISDIKLPEYSGFQLMMRLKELIDPVPMILMTGFGYDPGHSIVNALQNGLHPKARLYKPFRLDQLIDVVKTVLEAYGATPEDADDSESN; encoded by the coding sequence ATGACTCAGTCGACTTCCTCCTTTGATGCTGTAAATGAAATCAGCCAAGGAGACCAGTCTAGACCTGCAGAGACAGGAGCTGGAAAAAAGCGACTGATCTGTGTGGGAGAGCTTTCCAGTTTGCCGCGCGACTACGTCGAAGACGATGTCCTGTTGCTTGATTCTTCCGCAACGGTGCTGGACCAATTGTCCGACCAGAGCATCGAAGGCGTGTGGATCGCGCGAGATCTGTTACCCGAACTCGGCGAACTCCGCGGCCTTTGTCAAAGCGGCCTGATGCTGCGCGACTTTCCCGAAGGTGCCGCGCTTCTGGATCAGAAAAATCGCGTCCTCTGGGCCAACCGCCGGCTGCGTCGCTGGTTTGACAAGGTTGAGAGCGATCCGGTCGGCGATACGATTTATGAAATGATGGGCAACCCCGAAATTCTGGGGTCTGACCTTTGTCCGTTTCACACCGCGTTCACGACGGGCGAAGAAAGCAGCGGAACGTTTCAAACCGAAAGCGGGCATTACTATCAGGTTCGCGCCGCGCCGGTCGGCGATCAGTCGCCGCCGACTCAGCTTGTGATCACAGTCGGCGACATCACCGAAGAAATCCTTCAGCAGCAAAAACTCGCCGCGATTCACCGCGCCGGGCGAGAGTTGGCCGACTTGCGGCCGAGCGAAATTTTCCAGATGGGTGTCGATGAGCGGATTGAGTTGCTCAAGGACAACATCCGGCACTACCTGCAGGATTTGCTGAACTTCGATGTCATCGAGATCCGTTTGCTCGAGCAAGCCACCGGCTACCTGCTGCCGTTGCTGAGCGTCGGAATCGACCAGGAAGCCGCCGATCGGCAGCTTTACGCCCATCCACACGGCAATGGCATCACCGGCTACGCCGCGTCGAGCGGCACGAGCTACTTGTGTTATGACGTGATCAACGATCCGTTGTTCATTCCCGGAGTCGCCAACTCACGCAGTTCACTGACCGTGCCGTTGATTCTTAACGATCAAGTGCTCGGCACGATCAACGTCGAAAGCCCTCAGATTGCCGCGTTCACCGAGAGCGATTTGCAGTTCTTGGAGATCTTTGCCCGCGACATCAGCTACGCACTCAATACGCTTGAGTTGTTGGTCGCTCAAAAAGCCGATACGGCTCAGCAAAGTTGCAACGCGATTCACAGCGCGGTCGCGATGCCGGTCGACGAAATTTTGAACGACGCCGTCAATGTGATGGAAGACTATATCGGGCACTCACCCGAGATGGTCGATCGGATTCGTCGCATCCTGAAAAATGCCCGCGACATCAAGCAAACGATCCAGCAGATCGGTCAGCGGATGACGCCTTTGGAAGCGGTTCCGCCTGGCATCTCGCCGAACGAACACGCACTGCTTCGCGACAAGCGTATCCTTGTCGTCGATGAGGACGCCACGGTCCGTGAAGACGCCCACCGGTTGCTCGAACGTTACGGCTGTATCGTCGAAACCGCCCGCGGTGCCGTTCAGGCGGTGCCAATGGTTCGCGACGCCGGGGACGAAAATAAATACGACGTCATCATTAGCGACATCAAGTTACCCGAGTACAGCGGGTTCCAATTGATGATGCGTTTGAAGGAACTGATTGACCCCGTTCCGATGATCCTAATGACCGGATTTGGGTACGATCCCGGACACTCGATCGTCAACGCATTGCAGAATGGATTGCATCCCAAGGCGAGACTTTACAAACCCTTCCGGCTGGACCAATTGATCGATGTGGTCAAAACGGTCCTTGAAGCCTACGGCGCGACGCCGGAAGACGCTGACGATAGCGAAAGCAACTAG